A genomic window from Tolypothrix sp. PCC 7910 includes:
- a CDS encoding amidohydrolase, with protein MKFTIQNVLTVTDDAYATVDVQIADGKIAAIGPNLDVIGTVIDGTHQLLLPGFINAHTHSSEMWQRGAIRPLPLELWLAALYEFSQLDLEKVYLSALGTAVETLLSGGTSVVDHLVLIPGQEYETIAAATRAYTEVGIRAFIAPLIQDESLTAGIPSGEAQQNHEPYFRSTAATLEIIEAVVQELHRPDEGVSILVAPTGIQLCSDALFTGCIELSDRYNLSRHSHLLETRAQEKLAQEKYGCSAVEHLKRIGYLSDRTSLAHCVWLSEADIDILAETQSTVVHNPLSNLRLGSGIAPILKYQQAGVNVTFGCDGASSNDSQDLLEAIKIGSILHNVTDLDYQQWITPRQAVEMASLGGAKGINFADKIGSLEVGKQADLVLYDLTHLSLLPRTDPIGLLVLGRPSNVVNSAWVNGKQIVANGKVTTINVDDLRQQIFHQSQWDTQRQSQTVDQLAAHYRSVMGLSQ; from the coding sequence ATGAAGTTTACTATCCAGAATGTTTTGACTGTCACAGATGATGCTTATGCAACTGTTGATGTCCAAATTGCGGACGGTAAAATTGCTGCTATCGGCCCTAATTTAGATGTTATTGGCACGGTAATTGATGGTACTCATCAACTGTTGCTTCCTGGGTTTATTAACGCCCATACCCATTCTTCGGAAATGTGGCAACGTGGAGCTATCCGTCCCTTACCTTTAGAATTATGGTTGGCGGCACTGTATGAATTTTCCCAACTCGACTTAGAAAAGGTTTATCTTAGCGCTTTAGGAACGGCGGTGGAAACCTTACTTTCTGGGGGTACGAGTGTAGTAGATCATTTGGTGTTAATTCCTGGACAAGAATATGAAACTATTGCAGCAGCAACTCGCGCTTACACAGAAGTAGGAATTCGTGCTTTTATTGCCCCATTAATTCAAGATGAATCTTTGACAGCCGGGATACCATCCGGAGAAGCACAACAAAACCATGAGCCTTATTTTCGCTCAACTGCCGCTACTTTAGAAATTATCGAAGCAGTTGTACAGGAATTGCATCGCCCGGATGAGGGTGTAAGTATTTTAGTTGCCCCAACAGGAATTCAATTGTGTAGTGATGCTTTGTTTACTGGCTGTATTGAATTAAGCGATCGCTATAATCTGAGTCGCCACTCGCACTTGCTGGAAACTAGGGCGCAGGAAAAACTCGCCCAAGAGAAATATGGTTGTTCGGCGGTAGAACATCTGAAGCGGATTGGCTATTTAAGCGATCGCACTTCTTTAGCCCATTGTGTCTGGTTAAGTGAAGCTGATATTGATATCCTTGCAGAAACCCAATCTACAGTTGTTCATAATCCCCTCAGTAACTTGCGGCTAGGTAGCGGTATTGCCCCAATTTTGAAATATCAGCAAGCGGGAGTTAATGTGACTTTTGGTTGTGATGGTGCATCTAGTAATGATTCCCAAGATTTATTAGAAGCTATTAAGATTGGGTCAATTTTGCATAACGTTACAGACTTAGATTATCAGCAATGGATTACACCCCGGCAAGCTGTAGAAATGGCATCTTTAGGCGGGGCTAAAGGAATAAATTTTGCCGATAAAATTGGTTCTTTGGAGGTAGGGAAGCAAGCCGATTTAGTACTTTACGATCTCACCCATTTATCGTTACTACCTCGTACAGATCCTATCGGTTTATTAGTGTTAGGCAGACCCAGTAATGTAGTTAATAGTGCATGGGTAAATGGTAAACAAATTGTTGCTAATGGCAAAGTTACCACTATAAATGTTGATGATTTGCGACAACAAATATTCCACCAAAGCCAGTGGGATACTCAGCGCCAGTCGCAAACTGTAGACCAACTCGCAGCACATTATCGTTCAGTTATGGGTTTGAGCCAATAA
- a CDS encoding cysteine hydrolase family protein, with protein MNQPFHSLGVAPNAWTVNHAIADITRPQKTPQPAILSTETKTLRLDLAKAAIIVVDMQNDFCHPDGWLAHIGVDITPARQPIAPLQNLLPQLRGAAVPIIWLNWGNRPDLLNISAGLHHVYNPTGEGIGLGHPLPTNGARVLMAGSWAAAVVEELQQLPEDILIDKYRMSGFWDTPLDSILRNLGKTTLFFAGVNADQCVMSTLCDANFLGYDCILVKDCTATTSPDYCWLATLYNVKQCFGFVTDSQAILTALDNSAE; from the coding sequence ATGAATCAGCCTTTTCACTCTTTAGGAGTTGCACCAAATGCTTGGACAGTCAATCATGCGATCGCAGATATTACACGTCCTCAAAAGACCCCACAACCCGCTATCTTATCAACAGAAACTAAAACCCTACGCCTTGACTTAGCAAAAGCTGCCATTATCGTCGTTGATATGCAGAACGACTTTTGCCACCCTGACGGCTGGTTAGCGCATATTGGTGTAGATATTACCCCAGCCCGTCAGCCAATAGCACCTTTACAAAATTTACTTCCCCAACTGCGTGGCGCAGCTGTCCCTATAATTTGGCTGAATTGGGGAAACCGTCCCGATCTACTAAATATTAGTGCTGGTTTGCATCACGTCTACAATCCCACAGGCGAAGGCATAGGCTTAGGCCATCCCTTACCTACCAATGGTGCTAGAGTACTTATGGCTGGGAGTTGGGCAGCCGCAGTAGTAGAGGAACTGCAACAGTTACCAGAAGATATTCTTATCGATAAATACCGCATGAGTGGATTTTGGGACACACCTTTAGATAGTATCTTGCGGAACCTAGGAAAGACTACATTATTCTTCGCTGGTGTTAATGCCGATCAATGTGTAATGTCTACCCTATGTGATGCGAATTTTTTAGGATATGACTGCATTTTAGTTAAAGATTGTACAGCCACAACATCCCCCGATTATTGTTGGTTAGCAACACTATATAACGTCAAACAATGCTTCGGTTTTGTCACCGATTCCCAAGCAATTTTAACAGCCCTGGACAACAGTGCTGAGTAA
- the grxD gene encoding Grx4 family monothiol glutaredoxin, protein MSPETQEKIDNLIKQNKIFVFMKGNKLMPQCGFSNNVVQILNTLGVPFETYDVLSDADIRQGIKEYSNWPTIPQVFIDGEFIGGSDILIELYQKGELQQLVEVALAS, encoded by the coding sequence ATGTCACCAGAAACTCAAGAAAAAATTGATAACCTGATCAAACAAAACAAGATTTTTGTTTTCATGAAGGGAAACAAGTTAATGCCTCAATGTGGTTTTTCTAACAACGTTGTGCAGATTCTTAACACTTTGGGTGTACCCTTCGAGACTTATGACGTGCTTTCAGATGCCGATATTCGTCAAGGAATTAAAGAATATTCTAACTGGCCAACAATTCCCCAAGTGTTTATTGATGGTGAATTTATTGGCGGTTCAGATATCTTAATTGAACTGTACCAAAAAGGTGAATTACAGCAGTTAGTAGAAGTAGCATTAGCTTCCTAA
- a CDS encoding cupin domain-containing protein, translating to MHATRCVIPVIKSPKDYQVYRIGPNDSNRLAIIFDTANANTSLTCCVEIFDVGGQTPPNRHQWAVEMFFVLKGEGVAICDGKKVAIKTGDSLLVPPTGTHLIKNTGASRLYTLTIMVPNEDFSELIRSGTPMELDAEDMAVLGRVDALMPF from the coding sequence ATGCACGCTACTCGTTGCGTAATTCCTGTGATTAAATCTCCCAAAGATTACCAAGTTTACCGCATCGGCCCCAATGATTCTAATCGTTTAGCGATTATCTTTGATACAGCCAATGCAAATACTTCTTTAACTTGCTGTGTCGAGATTTTTGATGTCGGCGGACAGACACCACCAAATCGTCATCAATGGGCAGTAGAAATGTTTTTTGTTCTCAAAGGAGAAGGGGTAGCTATTTGCGATGGGAAGAAAGTTGCAATTAAAACTGGAGATAGTTTATTAGTGCCACCAACAGGCACTCATTTAATTAAAAATACAGGTGCTTCTCGCTTGTATACATTAACAATTATGGTGCCAAACGAAGATTTTTCTGAACTAATTCGTAGCGGCACACCAATGGAATTAGACGCAGAAGATATGGCAGTTTTGGGGAGAGTGGATGCGTTGATGCCGTTTTAG